The region TTCCATGCTGATGCAAAAAAACATCACTGCAGGTCCATTCTAAGAAAATCAGTTGCCCTTGAGTAAGTTAACTACGATTTATTTGTGCATAAAAATATTCTTCCACGAATCCAACTGCCTGAGAAATAAGGACAGCGAGACAATTGACACCGTTGAGGCAGCCACAGTGATCATGTCAGCGCGAATGTTACCAAGAGGTGGTGGGCAGAACAACCACTCACTATAAGTCACGTGAACATGCAATGTGTACGTGTCCTCACGCTGACACCCAGAGGCCAAATTTTATATTACAGAACAGGCGAGGCAGGTTATCTGCATCCATTTGCAGCATGCATAACAAAGCTCTAAGTTAAACCAAAGCTGTCCAAATACCAGCTTTGTTTCCCGTTATACGGAACCCGAAGGGAGCAAAGACATCCTTGACTTTAATAGCAGACAACACCGGTCTATCCTACATTGCACTCGTGTGGCCTATATAAGTTGAAATTCATCAGTGCCTTCCTCCGTGacgcagataaaaaaaaaaaacacacatgctgGCAAAATCACATGACTTTTATTGTCTGACATCCGTGATAGGAAAAGTGAGCCACCTATATGAACAAGAGGAATATGAGGACAAATAGTACAGCCGTAGCAGTATTTTAACAGTTATTTGCTGTGAACTCTTTTCATATTTTATTCCCAAGATTTATTTTTCTGATAAGAACTAACGTTTTCATGTTTCAGCACCATCGACAGCGACATTCTGAATTATTTGGACAGACATTATCACCTgttttgtccatccatccatccatccatccatccatccatccatccatccatccatccatccatccatccatccatccatccatccatctatccatccatccaagcaaccatccatccatccatccatccatccatccaaccaaccaaccaaccaaccaaccaaccaaccaaccaaccaaccaaccaacgacAGAAAGAGAAGAATATAAATCCTCTATGCCATAAAAGTGCAAGAAtgccaataaaaataatatgttCTGTATAGCTTTGCAAGAAGTATGCTATAAAATTCATTCTTGAATAAGTGTTGCCATGGAAGATTGAAAATGATTGGTATGTCACAATTTCAACATTAATCCAAGATCATGATCTTTGAATTGTTCACAATCACATGTCAAGCAAATGTACTGGATCCCAAATGTATATGTGAGTTTTAAGGTTATACATTTGAAATAGTAGGAACCATTTTCTATGGAAAGCAAATCTTCTGGACAAGAGTGACCATATCAACAAACTACAATGTAGATAACTGAGTTGCAGACCAAGTCTGTAGTATTGCTCTTTTCACACAAATAAAATCGCTGACCACTGGCATAACATCAGCACCACGGATAGCACCCAACTCTCAGACAGTTTAAGGGAAACAACAGCCCTGTTAAACAAAGGGCATCTATACTTCCATCAAAACCCAAACATGATCACCAGGATCAGACAGTCACAACTTTGGCAGTGTCAGAATGTGCCAAATTAGTTACAATTCACTAAAGCAACTTGCATTTATATGTGTGATCTATTCTCACATTtgtaataaaatgtaatatgtTAATGAGCCTTACCTCGCCAGAAGTGTGTCTCCTGTCAGGGAGCACCAGAGTGTTGGCGTGGCTTCCCGGTACTATGGTGGAGCCGATACTCATTCTGGGTCCAACTAACATGTAGCGTTTTTCTCCCGATCTGTACTGGATGCTGTGACACAGCGTGCCATCATAATTGGTTTCTTGCAGATATTTGGAAGTGTACTCGGTGGATTTGGAGCACTGCATGGCGATCAGCACGATGATGCTGATGACAAAAAGGAGCGAAACCGAGCCCAAAGTGATCATCAGGTAAAAAGTCACATTGTCCTCCTCGTCCACCGTGGCCGCACTTTTCACGTCGGAAGCCGCAAAAGCCTCTTTGGGCTCCACGAGTTTGACGGTCACGGTAGCCGTTGCCGAGAGCGACACGTTGCCATTGTCTTTGACCAGGATGAGCAAGCGTTGCTCAGCCTCGTCCGTCTCCGTCAAGGAGCGAAGTGTTCTGATCTGGCCCGTGTAGCGGTccaaagaaaacagactgtGGTCGCTGACTCTCTGCAGCGAAAAGAGCAACCAGCCGTTATAGCCGATGTCGGCGTCGTAGGCTCGGACTTTGGTCACCAAGTCTCCCGCTTTGATGTTGCGGGGAATCTCCTCCACACCTTGGGCAGAACCGTTGGAGCTGACTGGATACAGGATGACTGGAGCGTTGTCGTTCTGATCCAGAATGAACACCTTGACTGTCACGTTGCTGCTCAGTGGAGGACTTCCACCATCCCTGGCCACCACTTGGAACTGGAaacttttcaatgtctcaaagtCATAACTTTTCAGTGCAATTACTTCCCCAGTTTCTGGGTTGATGttcagaaatgaaaacaatttagTGTCTGCACTTCCTTCTCTGACAATATGATAAGAAATGAGAGCATTGTCAGCTTCATCCTTATCAGAAGCTTTCACTGAAAACACCGAGGCTCCAGGTGTGTTGTTTTCAGTAATATAAAATGTATAAGGGCTGGATGAAAATTCTGGACTGTTGTCATTTACATCTGACACAACAACAGTTATGGTCTTTTCGGTTGAGAACACTGGCTCGTTTGTGTCCTTTGCGGCGATGGTGACCTCATATTGAGAAACATGCTCCCGATCCAGTTGGGATTTTGTGACTACAGAGTACATGTTTTCTTGTAAAGATGGCGATAAAGTAAAAGGAACGTCTTGTTTGATGGCACACAGCACTTTGCCATTAATTCCAGAGTCTAAGTCACTGACACTAATCAGAGCTACAGTGGTTCCTATCTTTGCATCTTCCTTTATGGAGTTAGAAAAAGATGTTACCTCTATTTCGGGCGCATTATCATTTACATCAATGACAGTTATCAAGACACTCTTATCAGCTGTCAAAGGAACTGTTCCTTTATCAGATGCATGTATATCAATCTCATAGCTTTTGCTGTCCTCAAAATCCAGGTGGCCTATCACTTTAATTTCACCAGTGCTTGAGTCAATACTGAAAAGCTCCATCACTTTTAAATCCACCTCCTTACCAAATGAATAGACTATTTCACCATTTGCACCCTGGTCCATATCTGTCGCATTTACTTGAATCACGACAGTGCCAACTGGCACGTTTTCATTCAGGGAGGCAGAATAAACCTCCTTGTCAAACACAGGAGAGTTATCATTCACATCGAGGACATCTACAGTTAATTCTATCGAGCCTGACTTGGGGGGCTTCCCCCCGTCTACTGCTGTCAGACGCAAACGTTGTCTCCCTGTTGTCTCTCTGTCCAACTGCTTGAGCAGGACTAAAAATGGCACTTTACGGTCCTCGCCTCTGTCTTTTACCTCAACACGAAAATATTCATTTTGACTGAGCTTGTATTGCTGAATGGAAAACTGGCCCACATCGGGGTCTCGTGCCGCTTGGAGCTGGAACCGAGCTCCAGGCATAGCTGACTCAGATATTTcaagtttttttcctttttcaagAAAAACAGGCGAGTGGTCGTTGATGTCTAATATTTCCACGGCAACATAGTGCACCTCTAGTGGATTTTCAAGCACTGTTTTCAGGTTGATCACACAAGGGCTGATGCGTTCACACGCCTCCTCTCTGTCTATCCTCCTCGCGACATATAAGATGCCGTCGTCCTGGTTCACCTCTACAAAGGGCTCAGCTGTGCCGGCCACGATGCGGTATCCTCGCCCTTTAAGCGCACCCTTATCCAGCCCCAAATCCTTCGCTATGTTCCCGACCACAGTTCCCTCTTGAACCTCCTCTGATATGGAATATCTGAGCTGTGCACATGCTCCATTGCACAGAATAAGCACCAAAGACAGCCACCAGCGTCGCTCCCTCCTACCTCCGCATCGTCTTTGTTCCATGCCGTGCAGATGACAAATTATCCTTCTGATTTGCGATGTCCAACAAAAGACAAGTGCGTGCTAATTCTAAATAAGGCACAAAAATATAACTAAGCAGTTCCAGTAAAAGGCTTTGAGAATAAAAATTGCAATCGCTAATTTCGACACTGCACCAACCAGGAAGCATTCGAGAAATAACACAAACGAGGTGGTCGGCTCTGAAAAGGGACCGTGACGTAAAGTAGTGCTAGACGCGAAATTATATTGGGCTAGACTGACCCCTACTGTCGAATAAACGTAACATACAATCATCCTATCATGAATAACGCGTCTCAAGCAAAAAGCTGTAAATGATTTAAATGCACTGTTTTCTGCAGGAGTACGCACAGCACTTCCGCTCTAAATTAACGAGTCAATTTGGAAACTACACAAAAAGACAGAGGGAGACAAATCCTTTGACAAATTCAAACACTTGCATGTTGTTCTTTGAAATTATAAGACAGCAAATGTCACCGCATTCAAATTTTCCTAATCGGGTGGTTGCAGCAAAACACTAATGTACCCACACATGCAATATAAGAGGCCAACAAGGAAATACTGTAGTTGAGGGGAAACGATAGTCTGTTCTTTTTGTGTAAATCCGCAAaaggaaaaatacattttcatctaAGAACAACTTGAATGTAAACTTTTGAACCATTTCTCATTAGGCAGCAAgtattgcttataaaacaagttATATCGTCAACATTCTTCCATCTAGAGATTCTACATCTGTGTTTACAACAAAAAACTATGTACATAACAGAGTAGAGTTCAGCACTATACGCAAATCGGGAGTCAACTGATTGAGGAAAGACAATTGTATTTATGCCACTGTCTAATCATGTTAATTTTACCAACACGCATCCATAATTCTATGAACAGCATGACCAAATGGATTTTTAGCAATCCAAAATGCAATGAAGCAATGCCATGAAAAACgctgcaagtaaaaaaaaaacttacctcGCCAGAAGTATGTCTCCTGTCAGGGAGCACCAGCGTGTTGGCATGGCTGCCCGGTACTATGGTGGAGCCGATACTCATTCGGGGTCCAACTAACATGTAGCGTTTGTCTCCCGATCTGTACTGGATGCTGTGACAGAGTGTGCCATCATAATTGGTTTCTTGCAGATATTTGGAAGTGTACTCAGTGGATTTGGAGCACTGCATGGCAATCAGCACCACAATGCTGATGACAAAAAGGAGCGACACCGAGCCCAAAGTGATCATCAGGTAAAAAGTCACATTGTCCTCCTCGTCTACCGCGGCTGCACTTTTCACGTCAGAAGCCGCAAAAGCCTCTTTGGGCTCCACGAGTTTGACGGTCACCGTAGCTGTTGCCGAGAGCGACACGTTGCCGTTGTCTTTGACCAGGACGACCAGGCGATGCTCAGCCTCGTCCGTCTCCGTTAACGACCGAAGTGTTCTGATCTGGCCCGTGTAGCGGTccaaagaaaacagactgtGGTCGCTGACTCGCTGCAGCGAAAAGAGCAACCAGCCATTATAGCCGATGTCGGCGTCGTAGGCTCGAACTTTGGTCACCAAGTCTCCCGCTTTGATGTTGCGGGGAATCTCCTCCACACCTTGGGCAGAACCGTTGGAGCTGACTGGATACAGGATTACTGGAGCGTTATCGTTCTGATCCAGAATGAACACCTTCACTGTCACGTTGCTGCTCAGTGGAGGACTTCCACCATCTCTGGCCACCACTTGGAACTGGAAACTTTTCAGCGTCTCAAAGTCAAAACTTTTTAGGGCCGAGATCTGTCCATTGTCACTATTTATACTTAAAAATGAAGACAGCGTGTTATAATTTCTGAGAATGTGATATGAAACAACAGCATTCTCATTGTCATCTTGATCAGAGGCTTTGACAGAAAAGATGGCGGCGCCTGCATCGTTGCCCTCGGTGACATAGAAAGTGTAAGGACTGGATGAAAACTCGGGACAGTTATCGTTCACGTCTGAAATGTAAACACTGATTGTCTTTTGAGATGAGAGTGCAGGTTGACCGGCATCTCTTGCAACTACTGTTATATCATAGTGGGACCTTTTCTCCCTGTCTAAAGGTGATTTGGTCactaaagaaaacattttgtcttGTAATGACGGTGACAAAGTAAAAGGAACATCTTCATTTATGGAGCAAATTACTTTTCCATTGAGGCCAGAATCAAAATCGTTCACATTAATTAGAGCAACTGTTGTTCCCGGTCTGGAATCTTCAGGAATGGAACtggaaaatgacgtcacttcaaTTTCAGGTGCATTGTCATTAACGTCAACTATCTTGATGATGACACTTTTTTCTGTTGTTAGTGGTGCAAGACCTTTATCTGATGCTTGGATttcaatttcaaacatgtcattATCCTCATAATTTATTAGACCTTTCACCACAATCTCACCACTATTTGCAATTATGTCGAACAAATGCATTATATTTTGATTATTCTTGCTAAAGGAATAAATTACTTCTCCATTTGGGCCTTCATCTAAATCAGTTGCATTTACTTGTATAACGGTTGTTCCAATTACAGCATTTTCATTCAGTGTCACAGAATAAACTTCTTGGGAGAAAACAGGAACATTGTCATTCACATCAATCACGTTTATTGAAATATTAATTTCACCGGTTTTCTGAGGTTTACCTCCATCCAATGCAGTTAACACTAATGATAAATGCCCTGTTTTTTCCCTGTCTAAAGATTTTTTCACAACCAGTATGGGAATTTTCCCatcttttcctttgtctttaacTTCCAAACGAAAATGATCATTGTCACTCAGTTTATATTGCTGAACAGAAAATTGACCAGTGTCTCCATCCTTAGAAGCCGGCAGCTGAAATCTTGCACCAGGCAACACTGACTCTGAAATATCTAGCTTTGTTTCTTCCTCGGGAAAACTGGGCGAATGGTCGTTTACATCCAGCACCTCCACTCCAACATAGTGGACCTCAAGTGGGTTTTCGAGCACGGTTTTTAAGTTGATCAAACATGTACTGCTTTGCGGGCACTCCTTTTCCCTGTCGATCTTCCTGCTGACGTAAAGAACGCCGTCGGTCTCACTCACATGAAAAAGAGGCTCCGGAGTACTTGAAACAATCCGATATTTGCGCTCTTTCAGCGTATTTCTATCCAATCCGAGGTCTTTTGCAACATTCCCAACTACCGTTCCTCCATCGACCTCCTCGGAGATGGAGTATCTTAATTGCGCCGAAGTCACGCTGCACAAAAGCACCGCAGCCACGCACCAGAGAAAACAGCGTCTCACCCAATCCTGCGCGCCTCTTTGTTCCATGCTGATGCAAAAAAACATCACTGCAGGTCCATTCTAAGAAAATCAGTTGCCCTTGAATAAGTTAACTACAATTTATTTGTGCATAAAAATATTCTTCCACGAATCCAACTGCCTGAGAATTAAGGACAGCGAGACAATTGACACTGAATAGGCAGACACAGAGATCAGCCAGCGCGAATGTTATCAAGAGGTGGTGGGCAGAACACCAGTTTCCTGCGTGAAGTCACGTGATCAACAAAATAGTACGTGTCCTCACACTGACACCTGGCGACTCAGTACCACACTGCAGAACAGAAGAGGCCAAACGAGAATTTGAAAGATGCAGCAAAGTTCTGATACACTACAACGATGCAAAACATTCTGCAGTGTACACGTgacttcaaaattaaaaaaatgtcagttCCTTACCCCATCCTATTTTCATGTATTCTTAATTTAACGTGACAATATCTATCTGATTTATCGCTTTATTGTATTCATAATGCATGAGAAACATATGGCAGAGTGctgatttaaaatgacattataCAATATGCTTAGACAAATCTTACCAATTCAATCTGCGAATCATTCAAAATCAAGAGTAGACctcaacttttttatttttaattccttCCCTTTGCCTTATGAGATGTGATTTTGACATCTATTCTGCTGGATCCCTTTAGCAAGAAAATAAACCTAATGATTTGTCCCTTAGGTTTATATCAAAAGTGTTACGGCGTATTTCAATGTTAAGTATACACGATAGTGAACGTGTGAAGCAAGTACTACACTGTAAATAAAGGACCACAAGTTAAGTCAGTATTattctttgcaaaaaaaatgcaaaatcacTAAGCAAAAGCAGGACTTCAGCAATGGTATGgcttcagcaccacggacagcacCAGTCCCTCCGAGCGTTTAACCAACACTGCTTACTACTTACGTCCTTTGAATTCCACCACACCTTGAAGATGCTAATCAGGATCAAAATGTCACAACTTTGGCATgcaatgtccatccatccatctcctaTACCGCTCAACTCCACGGCGGTCACAGGCAGGCTAGAGCTtttcccagcagtcatcaggcggcaggcgggggacaccctgaagcagttgccagccaatcgcagggcacacagagacaaacaaacattcgcacacacactcacacctatgggcaatttggagtgatcaatcagcttatcaagcatgttttggggatgtagAAGGAAACCAGAAAAgccacgcaggcccggggagaacatgcaatgtCCATACAGAAATTGAAAtcgcaacctctgaactgtgaggtggaacGCGCTAACCAGTGCAACACCCAGCCGCCGCATGCAATGTCAGAAAATGTTATTTGGGTTACAATTCAATCAGCCAACTTTTGATTTAATGTGGCATATTCTCTCACAGtcataataaaatgtaatacGTTAATGATTCTTACCTCCCCGGAAATGTTTCTCCTGTCAGGGAGCACCAGCGTGTTGGCGTGGCTGCCCGGTACTATGGTGGAGCCAATACTCATTCGGGGTCCAACTAACATATAGCGTTTGTCTCCCGATCTGTACTGGATGCTGTGACACAGCGTGCCATCATAATTGGTTTCTTGCAGATATTTGGAAGTGTACTCGGTGGATTTGGAGCACTGCATGGCGATCAGCACGATGATGCTGATGACGAAAAGGAGCGTCACCGACCCCAAAGTGATCATGAGGTAAAAAGTCACATTGTCCTCCTCGTCCACCGTGGCCACACTCTTCACGTCTGAAGCAGCAAAAGCCTCTTTGGGCTCCACGAGTTTGACGATCACTGTAGCCGTCGCCGAGAGCGACACGTTGCCGTTGTCTTTGACCAGGATGAGCAGGCGGTGCTCGGCCTCGTCCGTCTCCGTCAGGGAGCGAAGTGTTCTGATCTGGGCCGTGTAGCGGTccaaagaaaacagactgtGGTCGCTGACTCGCTGCAGCGAATAGAGCAACCAGCCATTATAGCCGATGTCAGCGTCGTAGGCCCGGACTTTGGTCACCAAGTCTCCTGCTTTGATGTTGCGAGGAATCTCCTCCACACCTTGGGCAGAACCATTGGAGCTGACCGGATACAGGATGACTGGAGCGTTGTCATTCTGATCCAGAATGAACACCTTCACTGTCACGTTGCTGATCAGGGGAGGACTTCCACCATCTGTGGCCACCACTTGGAACTGGAAGCTTTTCAGCGTCTCAAAGTCAAAACTTTTCAGTGCCAGAATTTCTCCCGTTTCAGAATTGATATTCAGAAATGATGTGTGCCCATTTTCCTTTGCTATGTTTCTCAGAATGTGATAAGATATTTGGGCGTTTTCCCCTTCGTCACGATCAAACGCTTTTACAGAAAAGACTGAATCCCCTGGTTTGTTATTTTCACTAATATAGAAAGTGTATGGACTCAATAAAAATTCCGGGCTGTTATCATTAGTGtctgaaacaaaaacactgatcaTCTGCTTGGAGGTTAGAGCTGGTTCACCTGAGTCTTTAGCAATTATTGTTATATCATATGCCTGTTTTTGTTCCCTGTCAAGCTGGGACTTAGTAACAACAGCATACATGTTATCCTGCATCGATGCAGTCAACATAAAAGGAGACTCTTCCGAAACATGACTTATTATTTTACCGTTAAGGCCGGAGTCTAAATCTGTAACACTGATGAGAGCTACGGTTGTCCCGGGTCGAGAGTCCTCAGACACTGCACGAGACAAAGACGTCACTTCTATCTCTGGACGATTATCATTCACATCAATAATTTTAATAATTACACTTTTATCCGTTTTGAATGGAATACTTCCTTTATCTGATGCCTGGATGTCAATATCATAACTGTCTTGCTCCTCAAAATCAACGTTACCTTTCACAATAATCTCCCCAGTGACAGGATCAATGTTAAATAATTGCCTAATTTTATCTCTGACGTCACTTCCGAACGAATAAACAACTTCCCCGTTGGAGCCAAAATCAGAGTCTGTCGCGTTAACTTGAATGACAGTCGTACCCAGgggggcgttctcttgcagcgTTACAGAATAAGTCTCTTTAGTGAACACCGGCATGTTGTCATTCACGTCCAGAACATCGATGAGGATTTCAACCGAGCCTGTTTTGGGAGGTGTACCCCCATCAATGGCTGTCAGCACCAGTTTATGGTTGCGTTTGCTCTCTCTGTCAAGCTGCCTCTGCAACTGCAAAATTGGCGTTTTGCCGTCTCGCCCTCGATCTTTTACCTCCAAGCGGAAGTGATCGTTTTGGCTGATTTTGTACTGTTGCACGGAGTTTACACCACCGTCCGGGTCATATGCATTTTGCAGCTGATATTTAGCACCCGGTAAAGCAGACTCGAATATTTCCAGTCGTTTTGTCTTCTCCGGGAATGTGGGGGAGTGGTCGTTTATATCTATTATTTCCACTGTGATATAATGCACCTCCATTGGGTTGTCAAGTACGGTTTTAATATTAATCAGGCACGCACTGCTCTCCTTACAAACCTCCTCTCGGTCAATTTTACGGTTTGCGTAAAGGGCCCCGTCGTTCTCATTTACCTTGAAAAGGCGTTCACTCGAGCTGGACATAATGCGGAATCCCCTCTGCTTTATTGAAGACAGCTCTATTCCTAAATCCTTCGCAACATTCCCAACAAAAGTCCCCTCATTGAGCTCCTCGGATATGGAATATCTGAGCTGTGCGGAAGCAGAACGGACGAATAAAAACAGCGCCAAGACTCCGAGCAAAGGCCGACGCTCCCGTCCTCTTTGTTCCATGTTGTGCGGCCAAATTTGAAATCCAAACATGTCCAAAATGTCCCAGTTTTTCTAATATATTTTCGTCATTACAGCCCGAAAAAATAATGGCATCATCAGGGCCCTTCTTTCGATCTCACAATCTTAAAATGATCTCCGTGGGTTAGTCCAAACGTGCCAGCTGAATGCCAAACTGAAGAGTGAATGGGCGGACTCAATCTGCGCGCATCAACGTTAAATGCCTTATATGGTAACATACTGCCTCCTAGTGAATGTGTGAGAAAACACTTTTAATTTACCTCCGAAAACGCCAAACTCTTGCAAATGCTGACAAACGTTTGGAGTATTGAGCTCCAAAGATTTATATAAAAAGTAGACTGTTATCAAACTACTATGACTAAATAATGTGGATTAACTTGACATCTGATGGAATACTAAGACAGCAAGAGagatattttgtattttgttggAGGAAAATTAATGTCCTTTTGATATCTTACAAATCTAACTGCTTATTCACTCATATCCCTCCTTGAAGAATTTGTGATGAGTAGCTATACCATGAATATCCACAATCTTGCAGGCTATGCACGAGATACAGAGAGAAGACAAACCACTAGCCATCACAGCATAGCACACCAGGCGTAGAAACCACGCTttaacatttataataaattcaacaaATATGTACGCCAAATGTTCTGTTCCACACGTGATCCTCGTCAGCACACAGACATACGTCACTGCATCATTTTAAGTGAAAGTTTACGAGACCAAAAGCATAACAGGTGTGATGCAATTAACAATACTGAATTATTGCACAATACTGAATTATTTCACTGTAAACTTATGCCAATATGAGATGTTCTCTTATTTGTACCGCATACAATCTGTGGATATAAGACGAGATGTttccagcaccatggacagcaaCACTGCGGTGGAAGTGGGCTTGATCGACAGAAACCACTTTTTATGTTTTCTGCATTCTTGTAATGTGGTGACCCAATAATGTTAAATCTACTTCATTATAGATGGTATAATGTATGTCCAGTACCGAGCCATCCCGATCTCTGTATAATGAGGAGAAGCAAAATGCAGCAGCAAAATGTAAATCTTACTGCCTCACGTTCTTTAAGCATACTTCAAACCACAACAATAACACAATTTGCTCATCATTTAGATGCTATTATTAtcttgaaattaaaaataatgtgtGAGACTTCGTGTTGGGGGATGACATACTTCCAGGTAAGTTTAGATCATGGTGTGGTCAATAAGCCTATTAGCAGTGATGTTCCTAGTACTGCTTTCTTGCTTTCACTGCTATCCATTTTTACATTCCTATTAACAAGAGA is a window of Syngnathus typhle isolate RoL2023-S1 ecotype Sweden linkage group LG1, RoL_Styp_1.0, whole genome shotgun sequence DNA encoding:
- the LOC133150543 gene encoding protocadherin alpha-3-like isoform X11 — its product is MEQRRCGGRRERRWWLSLVLILCNGACAQLRYSISEEVQEGTVVGNIAKDLGLDKGALKGRGYRIVAGTAEPFVEVNQDDGILYVARRIDREEACERISPCVINLKTVLENPLEVHYVAVEILDINDHSPVFLEKGKKLEISESAMPGARFQLQAARDPDVGQFSIQQYKLSQNEYFRVEVKDRGEDRKVPFLVLLKQLDRETTGRQRLRLTAVDGGKPPKSGSIELTVDVLDVNDNSPVFDKEVYSASLNENVPVGTVVIQVNATDMDQGANGEIVYSFGKEVDLKVMELFSIDSSTGEIKVIGHLDFEDSKSYEIDIHASDKGTVPLTADKSVLITVIDVNDNAPEIEVTSFSNSIKEDAKIGTTVALISVSDLDSGINGKVLCAIKQDVPFTLSPSLQENMYSVVTKSQLDREHVSQYEVTIAAKDTNEPVFSTEKTITVVVSDVNDNSPEFSSSPYTFYITENNTPGASVFSVKASDKDEADNALISYHIVREGSADTKLFSFLNINPETGEVIALKSYDFETLKSFQFQVVARDGGSPPLSSNVTVKVFILDQNDNAPVILYPVSSNGSAQGVEEIPRNIKAGDLVTKVRAYDADIGYNGWLLFSLQRVSDHSLFSLDRYTGQIRTLRSLTETDEAEQRLLILVKDNGNVSLSATATVTVKLVEPKEAFAASDVKSAATVDEEDNVTFYLMITLGSVSLLFVISIIVLIAMQCSKSTEYTSKYLQETNYDGTLCHSIQYRSGEKRYMLVGPRMSIGSTIVPGSHANTLVLPDRRHTSGEPKVPNSDWRYSASLRAGGVMQSSVHMEESSVMQGAQGVLVQNWPTASSAADAEGGEVSPPMGAGVDSNSWHFRYGPGGPGAPPQHLKPGEVPPEAFIIPGSPAIISIRQNQGDDDKSDFITFGKKEEAKKKKKKKKDKKDKKDKGKDDDE
- the LOC133157188 gene encoding protocadherin alpha-3-like → MEQRGRERRPLLGVLALFLFVRSASAQLRYSISEELNEGTFVGNVAKDLGIELSSIKQRGFRIMSSSSERLFKVNENDGALYANRKIDREEVCKESSACLINIKTVLDNPMEVHYITVEIIDINDHSPTFPEKTKRLEIFESALPGAKYQLQNAYDPDGGVNSVQQYKISQNDHFRLEVKDRGRDGKTPILQLQRQLDRESKRNHKLVLTAIDGGTPPKTGSVEILIDVLDVNDNMPVFTKETYSVTLQENAPLGTTVIQVNATDSDFGSNGEVVYSFGSDVRDKIRQLFNIDPVTGEIIVKGNVDFEEQDSYDIDIQASDKGSIPFKTDKSVIIKIIDVNDNRPEIEVTSLSRAVSEDSRPGTTVALISVTDLDSGLNGKIISHVSEESPFMLTASMQDNMYAVVTKSQLDREQKQAYDITIIAKDSGEPALTSKQMISVFVSDTNDNSPEFLLSPYTFYISENNKPGDSVFSVKAFDRDEGENAQISYHILRNIAKENGHTSFLNINSETGEILALKSFDFETLKSFQFQVVATDGGSPPLISNVTVKVFILDQNDNAPVILYPVSSNGSAQGVEEIPRNIKAGDLVTKVRAYDADIGYNGWLLYSLQRVSDHSLFSLDRYTAQIRTLRSLTETDEAEHRLLILVKDNGNVSLSATATVIVKLVEPKEAFAASDVKSVATVDEEDNVTFYLMITLGSVTLLFVISIIVLIAMQCSKSTEYTSKYLQETNYDGTLCHSIQYRSGDKRYMLVGPRMSIGSTIVPGSHANTLVLPDRRNISGEVRIINVLHFIMTVREYATLNQKLAD
- the LOC133156515 gene encoding protocadherin alpha-8-like, with product MFFCISMEQRGAQDWVRRCFLWCVAAVLLCSVTSAQLRYSISEEVDGGTVVGNVAKDLGLDRNTLKERKYRIVSSTPEPLFHVSETDGVLYVSRKIDREKECPQSSTCLINLKTVLENPLEVHYVGVEVLDVNDHSPSFPEEETKLDISESVLPGARFQLPASKDGDTGQFSVQQYKLSDNDHFRLEVKDKGKDGKIPILVVKKSLDREKTGHLSLVLTALDGGKPQKTGEINISINVIDVNDNVPVFSQEVYSVTLNENAVIGTTVIQVNATDLDEGPNGEVIYSFSKNNQNIMHLFDIIANSGEIVVKGLINYEDNDMFEIEIQASDKGLAPLTTEKSVIIKIVDVNDNAPEIEVTSFSSSIPEDSRPGTTVALINVNDFDSGLNGKVICSINEDVPFTLSPSLQDKMFSLVTKSPLDREKRSHYDITVVARDAGQPALSSQKTISVYISDVNDNCPEFSSSPYTFYVTEGNDAGAAIFSVKASDQDDNENAVVSYHILRNYNTLSSFLSINSDNGQISALKSFDFETLKSFQFQVVARDGGSPPLSSNVTVKVFILDQNDNAPVILYPVSSNGSAQGVEEIPRNIKAGDLVTKVRAYDADIGYNGWLLFSLQRVSDHSLFSLDRYTGQIRTLRSLTETDEAEHRLVVLVKDNGNVSLSATATVTVKLVEPKEAFAASDVKSAAAVDEEDNVTFYLMITLGSVSLLFVISIVVLIAMQCSKSTEYTSKYLQETNYDGTLCHSIQYRSGDKRYMLVGPRMSIGSTIVPGSHANTLVLPDRRHTSGEVSFFFTCSC